A genomic stretch from Candidatus Vicinibacter proximus includes:
- a CDS encoding cupin domain-containing protein, translating into MKRTIVNPIIKDPETFLQTSEESGGKITEADITLMPEGGNPLHYHKTFSETFTAIEGELGLKLGNKEIKILKEGETHTVEPMSVHGFFNPADREIKFNVKL; encoded by the coding sequence ATGAAAAGGACAATTGTAAATCCCATCATTAAGGACCCTGAAACATTTTTACAGACCTCTGAAGAATCAGGAGGAAAAATTACAGAAGCAGACATAACATTGATGCCTGAAGGTGGAAACCCCTTGCATTACCATAAGACATTCTCGGAAACATTTACAGCTATAGAAGGGGAGCTAGGTCTAAAATTAGGAAATAAAGAGATTAAGATCTTAAAAGAGGGTGAAACCCATACAGTTGAACCAATGTCCGTACATGGTTTCTTTAATCCAGCAGACAGGGAAATTAAGTTCAATGTTAAATTATGA
- a CDS encoding DJ-1/PfpI family protein → MKIVLFFIFLATSMNSYGQFKADSTYKPLDVAILLYDGVELLDFAGPGEVFQQANFNGKDAFNVYTCGINSNKIISQSFLNITTQYIIDDCQIPDILIIPGGNNLALVNNDKLIAWISKVNEKAKFVLSVCNGLNLLAKTGDLDGMTATSHYGAIENLIKNYPKISIVTGKRFVDNGRIITTEGVSAGIDGSLYLLSKIFNMEVANNVAKIMMYNWNPETLDYLVIQKEDTIFEKRISAFTWMPDGKAIILNILKVDKTENNPPISKKFKFSISLETVELLPIDGGGLAVSPDGKSVAYIKHVNGNDQIYLYNFSQKEDKLLVNDTFKKYAVSWSSDGNSLVYNIQIDKGENAKVEICTYNIQKNEVNQITKNSTFKCYAPNWNTKTDKIVYTSEYGNKRDQIYLTDKNGSLHTNLTNDSTTHNYSPYWIDENTIMYIQSPKNLMTMKIDGSQKQFLNGINTTQFKYNSATNNIIYLDDNENLIIVDFKSKSKKILIHQNRLNALFSESNFEK, encoded by the coding sequence ATGAAAATAGTATTGTTTTTCATATTCCTCGCAACTTCAATGAATTCATATGGTCAATTTAAGGCTGATAGTACTTATAAACCGTTAGATGTTGCTATCCTGTTATATGATGGTGTCGAACTTTTAGATTTCGCCGGACCTGGAGAAGTGTTTCAACAAGCCAACTTTAATGGTAAAGACGCTTTTAATGTTTATACATGTGGAATAAATTCAAATAAAATAATCAGTCAAAGTTTTCTAAATATTACCACACAGTATATTATTGATGATTGCCAAATACCAGACATATTAATAATTCCAGGTGGTAATAATTTAGCACTTGTAAACAACGATAAATTAATAGCATGGATATCCAAAGTTAATGAGAAAGCAAAATTTGTTTTGTCGGTATGTAATGGACTAAACCTACTTGCCAAAACAGGTGATTTGGACGGAATGACGGCGACCAGCCATTATGGTGCGATTGAGAACCTTATTAAAAACTACCCTAAAATTAGTATAGTTACCGGTAAACGATTTGTTGATAATGGCAGAATCATTACTACCGAAGGAGTTTCGGCAGGGATTGATGGCTCTTTATATCTTCTGTCTAAAATTTTTAATATGGAAGTGGCTAATAATGTTGCTAAAATAATGATGTACAACTGGAATCCTGAGACGCTTGATTATCTCGTTATTCAAAAGGAAGATACCATATTCGAAAAACGAATTTCGGCTTTTACTTGGATGCCTGATGGAAAAGCCATCATATTGAATATTCTTAAAGTTGATAAGACCGAAAATAACCCTCCCATATCTAAAAAATTCAAGTTTTCCATTTCGTTAGAAACAGTTGAGCTTTTACCTATTGATGGAGGAGGATTAGCCGTTTCTCCAGATGGTAAATCTGTAGCTTATATCAAACATGTTAATGGTAACGACCAAATTTATTTATACAACTTTAGTCAAAAGGAAGACAAACTATTGGTAAATGATACGTTTAAAAAGTATGCGGTTAGTTGGTCTTCCGATGGAAATAGTCTTGTTTATAATATTCAAATTGATAAAGGAGAAAATGCGAAAGTTGAAATTTGTACTTACAATATTCAAAAAAATGAGGTAAATCAAATTACCAAAAACAGCACCTTTAAATGTTATGCTCCAAATTGGAATACAAAGACCGATAAAATAGTTTATACATCTGAATATGGAAATAAAAGAGACCAAATATATTTGACGGATAAAAATGGAAGTTTACATACCAATCTAACAAATGACAGCACAACACATAACTACTCACCATACTGGATTGACGAAAATACAATTATGTACATTCAATCTCCGAAAAACTTAATGACGATGAAAATAGACGGAAGTCAAAAACAATTTTTAAATGGAATAAACACTACTCAATTTAAATACAACTCAGCCACAAATAATATAATATATTTAGATGATAATGAGAATTTGATTATAGTCGATTTTAAAAGCAAAAGTAAAAAAATTCTAATTCACCAAAATCGGTTGAATGCTCTTTTTAGCGAGTCTAATTTTGAAAAATAA
- a CDS encoding amidohydrolase family protein, giving the protein MKISGTLFLFIFICNTIILSGQINKSDTTFLIIKNISIIDVGSGKILKKQNVVIKGQFIYYIGNSFSERTSTNTKYIDGKGKYLCPGLWDMHFHLCWDISNDTLLYPALLKNGITGIRDMGGDLKIMSAFKSLKNVNKLNIYGAGPMIDGNPPVYSDFSLPVDNSSDITKLLDSLKNNGSDFFKTYSLLKEAQLKEISAYCRKNDFHFAGHLSEYINPETSISLGQKSIEHLNGLYEIWNESRSRFDSLTDLMLKHHTYICPTIITYQLKTRLRDSTIVNKEYSKYISTSLVKEWKITWGKRVERHKKLEDWDALDKTYLSQLKLISRLHEKGVMLLAGSDFAGMPYVYPGISLHQELKLLTKAGLSNYETLKTATINPAIFMNKQNIYGSVEVEKYADLLILEKNPFDNIENLKTTTFVIVKGKIIKVQNNKS; this is encoded by the coding sequence ATGAAAATATCTGGAACACTTTTTTTGTTCATATTTATTTGTAACACCATTATCCTTTCTGGACAAATCAATAAATCAGATACTACATTTTTGATAATTAAAAACATTAGTATAATTGATGTAGGTAGTGGAAAAATATTAAAAAAACAGAATGTCGTTATAAAAGGACAATTCATTTATTATATAGGAAATTCATTTTCAGAAAGAACATCGACCAACACAAAATATATAGATGGAAAGGGAAAGTACTTGTGCCCCGGACTTTGGGACATGCATTTTCATTTATGCTGGGATATAAGCAATGATACTTTGTTGTATCCTGCACTTTTGAAAAATGGAATCACAGGTATTCGCGATATGGGTGGAGATCTCAAAATTATGAGTGCATTCAAAAGCTTGAAAAACGTAAACAAACTGAATATATATGGAGCGGGACCAATGATTGATGGGAATCCACCAGTTTATTCTGACTTCTCCCTGCCAGTAGATAACAGTTCGGATATCACCAAGCTTTTAGATAGTTTAAAAAACAATGGAAGCGATTTTTTTAAAACTTATTCCCTTTTAAAAGAAGCACAGTTAAAAGAAATCTCCGCTTATTGCAGGAAAAATGATTTTCATTTTGCAGGACACCTTTCTGAATATATTAATCCAGAAACATCTATATCCCTTGGACAAAAAAGCATTGAACATCTTAATGGTTTATATGAGATCTGGAATGAAAGCAGAAGCAGATTTGATAGCTTAACTGATCTGATGTTAAAACATCATACATATATCTGCCCGACAATTATTACCTACCAATTAAAAACTCGACTCAGGGATTCTACAATTGTAAATAAAGAGTATTCCAAATATATTTCAACTTCCCTTGTAAAAGAATGGAAAATAACTTGGGGAAAACGAGTGGAAAGACATAAAAAACTTGAGGATTGGGACGCACTTGACAAAACATATTTATCACAATTAAAATTGATAAGCAGACTTCACGAAAAAGGTGTAATGTTATTAGCAGGTAGTGATTTTGCAGGAATGCCATATGTATATCCAGGCATAAGTTTACATCAGGAGCTTAAATTACTAACGAAAGCTGGGTTATCCAATTATGAAACTTTAAAAACTGCAACTATCAATCCTGCAATTTTCATGAATAAGCAAAATATTTACGGTTCTGTAGAAGTTGAGAAATATGCTGACCTGTTAATCTTAGAAAAAAATCCTTTTGACAATATTGAAAATCTAAAAACAACAACATTTGTAATCGTAAAAGGAAAAATAATTAAAGTCCAAAATAATAAATCATGA
- a CDS encoding DUF4287 domain-containing protein, producing MEKGLIEKTGKPLEHWIKVVNQSKIEKHSDIINYLKAEHGFSYGFANFVALKAKKTDAASIDDMDLLNNQYKGKESLKTIYDELISKILTFGKDIQISPKKTYVSLVRKKQFATLNPATKTRFEIGIILKGQQPEGKLELEKPNAMCTHKISIASIDEIDIEVLEWIKSAYVNAG from the coding sequence ATGGAAAAAGGATTAATTGAGAAAACAGGAAAACCATTAGAACATTGGATTAAAGTAGTGAATCAATCCAAAATTGAAAAGCATTCAGATATCATAAATTATTTAAAAGCTGAGCATGGGTTTTCATATGGTTTCGCAAATTTTGTGGCGTTGAAAGCAAAAAAAACTGATGCAGCGTCCATAGATGACATGGATTTATTAAATAATCAGTATAAGGGAAAGGAGTCCTTAAAAACAATTTACGATGAATTGATTTCAAAAATATTGACTTTCGGAAAGGATATTCAAATTTCTCCAAAAAAAACATATGTAAGTTTGGTTCGTAAAAAGCAATTTGCGACCCTTAATCCCGCAACAAAGACTCGTTTTGAAATTGGCATAATTTTAAAAGGACAACAACCAGAGGGTAAATTAGAGTTGGAAAAGCCAAATGCCATGTGCACGCACAAAATAAGTATTGCAAGCATAGACGAAATTGATATTGAAGTATTGGAATGGATTAAGTCTGCTTATGTTAATGCAGGATAA
- a CDS encoding DUF1761 domain-containing protein, whose amino-acid sequence MDFTQTIQNLNWLAIILAALSTFMIGGVWYSVFEKPWMVANNFTKDDLKKRNMPMVFGLSFLFSLIMSANLAMFIGDENVTFGAIAGFMTGLGWVAFAIAIVALFENRPVKYVLINGGYMVVSFTLMGLILGAWK is encoded by the coding sequence ATGGACTTTACACAAACAATTCAAAATCTTAACTGGCTCGCCATAATTCTTGCAGCTTTATCCACCTTTATGATTGGTGGAGTATGGTATTCCGTTTTCGAAAAACCTTGGATGGTTGCCAATAACTTCACAAAGGACGACTTAAAGAAGCGAAATATGCCAATGGTATTTGGGCTATCGTTTCTTTTCTCTCTGATTATGTCGGCTAATCTGGCAATGTTTATCGGAGACGAAAATGTAACATTCGGAGCCATTGCTGGCTTTATGACTGGTTTGGGATGGGTCGCGTTTGCAATAGCAATTGTCGCTTTATTTGAAAACAGACCGGTAAAATATGTTTTAATCAATGGGGGTTATATGGTTGTATCGTTTACGCTCATGGGGCTCATTTTAGGTGCTTGGAAATAA
- a CDS encoding AraC family transcriptional regulator produces the protein MIFEQYQLPTKLKDHIESVLYFKGLNPNHSIERIVPTGHVFVVFELDNIPRNTFDNKTLRPLETYTKVWISGTHRKFISISAHQQSEMLAIQFKPAGAFPFLHCPIQELNDKVVSAKEIFGTEIIKLREEILIAENPQAKFNLVSNWLEERYDYKKNAPEHLLAFIERLQKEPVSNLKKVIDSYPATQKQLIVHFKKYVGLTPKYFHRILRFNEILKKLNEKEKISWTDVAYSCDYSDQSHFIKEFFLFSGFNPKDFIKREFPKEQTNFFPLDKKG, from the coding sequence ATGATTTTTGAACAATATCAGCTTCCGACTAAACTTAAAGATCACATTGAGTCTGTTTTGTATTTTAAGGGACTCAATCCCAATCATTCGATAGAAAGAATTGTCCCCACAGGACATGTCTTTGTAGTTTTTGAATTAGATAATATTCCACGAAATACTTTTGATAATAAGACATTAAGACCACTAGAGACCTATACAAAAGTTTGGATTTCGGGTACACATAGAAAATTTATTTCTATATCTGCACATCAACAATCTGAAATGCTCGCCATTCAGTTTAAACCCGCAGGGGCATTCCCTTTTTTACATTGTCCCATTCAAGAGCTGAATGATAAAGTAGTATCCGCAAAAGAAATATTTGGAACTGAAATTATAAAATTGAGAGAGGAAATTTTGATTGCAGAAAATCCGCAAGCAAAATTTAATCTTGTTTCAAATTGGTTAGAAGAAAGGTATGACTACAAAAAAAATGCACCTGAACACTTATTAGCTTTTATAGAACGACTTCAAAAGGAACCTGTCTCCAACTTGAAAAAAGTTATTGACAGCTATCCTGCTACTCAAAAACAGTTGATTGTACATTTCAAAAAGTATGTTGGACTAACTCCAAAATATTTTCATCGCATATTGCGGTTCAATGAAATCTTGAAAAAGCTTAATGAAAAAGAAAAAATATCATGGACAGACGTAGCATACAGTTGTGATTATTCAGATCAATCTCACTTTATTAAAGAGTTTTTCCTTTTTTCAGGTTTCAATCCAAAGGATTTTATAAAAAGGGAGTTTCCTAAAGAACAAACAAACTTTTTCCCATTAGACAAAAAAGGTTAA
- a CDS encoding GNAT family N-acetyltransferase codes for MEPWTEFGLAPIEFSLTKISQNENENGWWTYFPIHKEDKKLIGSCGYKGSPTPEGNVEIGYEVISEYRQKGLGTEIAKGLVSNAFKFDHVKMIIAHTLPFENASTNILICLGFNKVSEIIDPEDGLIWRWELKRE; via the coding sequence ATGGAACCTTGGACAGAATTTGGCTTGGCACCCATAGAATTTTCTTTGACAAAGATATCTCAAAATGAAAACGAGAATGGGTGGTGGACCTATTTTCCAATACATAAAGAGGACAAAAAATTAATTGGCAGCTGTGGTTATAAGGGCAGTCCGACACCAGAGGGAAATGTAGAAATTGGTTATGAAGTTATTTCAGAATATAGGCAAAAGGGTCTAGGTACAGAAATAGCGAAAGGACTAGTATCTAATGCATTTAAGTTTGACCATGTGAAAATGATCATTGCCCACACCTTACCTTTTGAAAATGCTTCAACAAATATTTTAATATGCTTGGGATTTAACAAAGTATCAGAAATAATAGATCCTGAAGATGGATTAATTTGGCGATGGGAATTAAAAAGGGAATAG
- a CDS encoding GNAT family N-acetyltransferase: protein MNNHAQFGYWIAEPFWGKGIATEALAAILKVSFETLHLNKIYATHYPDNLSSGKVMLKNNMIKEAEMKEHYKIDGVYKDVIQYRLTKKVYEERNSH from the coding sequence GTGAACAACCACGCTCAATTCGGTTATTGGATTGCAGAACCTTTTTGGGGAAAGGGAATTGCGACAGAAGCGTTGGCAGCCATTTTAAAAGTTAGCTTCGAGACATTGCACCTTAACAAAATTTATGCAACACACTACCCGGACAATTTGTCATCAGGGAAGGTAATGTTAAAAAACAACATGATAAAGGAAGCTGAAATGAAAGAACATTATAAAATTGACGGAGTTTATAAAGATGTTATTCAATACAGGCTGACAAAAAAAGTATATGAAGAAAGGAATTCACACTAA
- a CDS encoding DUF1330 domain-containing protein: MIFITQLIYINKGQEKVFDEFENIAIPIILKYNGKLLIRVRPKENSYIENNIDKPYEIHLVEFQAQQDFDNFLQDEDRKKFLHLKDQSIKASILIQGTKL, translated from the coding sequence ATGATTTTTATAACTCAATTAATCTACATTAATAAAGGACAGGAAAAAGTTTTTGATGAATTTGAAAACATAGCTATTCCAATAATTTTAAAATATAATGGAAAACTTTTAATACGGGTTAGACCAAAAGAAAACTCATATATAGAAAATAATATAGACAAACCTTACGAAATTCATCTTGTAGAATTTCAAGCACAACAAGATTTTGACAACTTCCTGCAAGACGAAGATAGAAAGAAGTTTTTGCACTTAAAAGACCAATCTATAAAGGCATCAATTTTAATTCAAGGAACAAAACTATGA
- a CDS encoding DHCW motif cupin fold protein has product MSYLPFQTIDWTSIQKVEYKGERGVAYWQTIQFAGLRMRLVEYSNGYLADHWCQKGHVVHCLDGEFIIELSTGEKIRLTKGKTYVVSDELSSHRSVSENGVKLLIIDGDFLK; this is encoded by the coding sequence ATGAGTTATTTACCATTTCAGACAATAGACTGGACTTCCATTCAAAAAGTTGAATATAAGGGAGAAAGAGGTGTAGCATATTGGCAAACCATTCAATTTGCTGGACTTAGAATGCGGCTGGTAGAATATTCAAATGGATATTTAGCAGACCATTGGTGTCAAAAAGGACATGTTGTACATTGTTTAGACGGAGAATTTATCATCGAACTTAGCACAGGTGAAAAAATTAGACTTACAAAAGGTAAAACCTATGTCGTGTCTGACGAACTTAGTTCACATCGTTCAGTTTCTGAAAATGGTGTAAAACTTCTTATTATTGACGGAGATTTTTTAAAATAG
- a CDS encoding YdeI/OmpD-associated family protein, translating to MSLLNTIPIIEFKTAETFETWLEKNQDNLNGLWLKIFKKDSGIKTISYAEALDVALCYGWIDGQKKTFDELAYLQKFCPRRDKSIWSKINIGHVQRLIEAGRMKPAGLKAIDKAKENGNWEKAYDSPSKMTIPEDFLKELRKNKKAEAFYKGLNKTNLFSIGFRLQTAKKQETREKRMKEIIEMLARGQKFH from the coding sequence ATGAGTTTATTAAATACTATTCCAATCATAGAATTCAAAACCGCCGAAACATTTGAAACCTGGCTCGAAAAGAATCAGGACAATTTAAATGGACTTTGGCTCAAAATATTCAAGAAAGATTCCGGGATAAAGACCATCAGCTATGCAGAAGCATTGGATGTAGCGCTTTGCTATGGGTGGATTGATGGTCAAAAAAAAACATTTGACGAACTGGCATATCTGCAAAAATTTTGTCCCAGAAGAGACAAGAGTATTTGGTCTAAAATAAATATTGGACATGTCCAAAGATTAATCGAGGCAGGAAGAATGAAACCTGCAGGATTAAAAGCTATCGATAAAGCCAAAGAAAATGGTAATTGGGAAAAGGCATACGACTCCCCAAGCAAAATGACTATACCTGAAGACTTTCTAAAAGAGCTCCGCAAGAATAAAAAAGCAGAAGCGTTTTATAAGGGTCTCAACAAGACCAATCTTTTCTCCATTGGATTTCGCCTGCAGACTGCAAAAAAACAGGAAACCAGAGAAAAGCGAATGAAAGAAATTATTGAAATGCTCGCAAGAGGGCAGAAATTCCATTAA
- a CDS encoding DDE-type integrase/transposase/recombinase: protein MILKKVKCIRQDYHRMASRKRYEMLQPFILEQHIKIDRDGQFDLLLSINLLVRKGKRKIKTTNSYYRLRKYSNLIREMNPTAIKQLCLSNIINYCKLKQGHLKISLIMDSYSHKFVGYHVGETMETIESIHASEMALSKIKSEDHMNLIHHSVRGIQYISQAYVKLLQDYKIQISMTENGDPLENAVAERLTVLSKRNT from the coding sequence ATGATTTTAAAGAAGGTAAAATGTATAAGGCAAGATTATCATAGAATGGCCTCTAGAAAGCGCTATGAAATGCTTCAGCCATTTATATTAGAACAACATATAAAGATAGATAGAGATGGTCAATTTGACTTGCTTTTATCCATTAATCTGTTGGTGAGAAAAGGTAAACGGAAGATAAAAACAACAAATTCATATTACAGACTGAGGAAATATTCCAATCTAATCCGGGAGATGAATCCAACAGCTATTAAACAACTATGTTTAAGCAATATTATTAACTACTGCAAGTTAAAGCAGGGACATCTAAAAATTAGTTTAATTATGGACTCATATTCTCATAAATTTGTAGGTTACCATGTAGGAGAAACAATGGAAACAATTGAAAGCATACATGCATCAGAAATGGCCTTATCTAAAATAAAATCAGAAGACCATATGAATTTAATACACCATAGTGTTAGAGGAATTCAATATATTAGTCAAGCTTATGTAAAGCTATTGCAGGATTACAAGATTCAAATAAGCATGACTGAGAATGGAGATCCTTTAGAAAATGCAGTAGCAGAAAGATTAACAGTATTATCAAAGAGGAATACTTAG
- a CDS encoding tyrosine-type recombinase/integrase gives MPSDYIVPSNLYPIKQFVLTNFMSEEEIVQLFAALLSLKEYCVLSLIYGCGMRISEVCKLRIHDIESENSCVKIYQGKGAKDRYTLLPTILVEKLRVY, from the coding sequence ATGCCTTCAGATTACATTGTGCCGAGTAATCTTTATCCAATAAAACAATTTGTACTTACAAATTTTATGAGTGAGGAAGAGATAGTACAATTGTTTGCGGCACTCCTTAGCTTAAAAGAATATTGTGTACTATCCTTAATATATGGTTGTGGTATGAGAATTAGTGAAGTATGTAAACTTCGGATTCATGATATAGAAAGTGAGAATTCGTGTGTAAAAATTTATCAGGGCAAAGGTGCCAAAGATAGATATACACTGCTGCCAACAATATTGGTGGAAAAATTACGAGTATATTAA
- a CDS encoding tyrosine-type recombinase/integrase: MEKSRFREKGYTAHTLQHSFATPLLNRSNNIHVIKTLLDHSKLETTMVYLHLQKHSQLGIRTPLEFVSDDPKSL; the protein is encoded by the coding sequence ATGGAAAAATCAAGATTTAGAGAAAAAGGATATACCGCACACACCTTGCAACACAGTTTTGCCACCCCACTTTTAAATAGAAGCAATAATATTCATGTTATTAAAACACTGTTGGACCATTCCAAACTGGAGACCACGATGGTCTACCTACATTTGCAAAAGCACTCTCAACTTGGGATACGTACTCCATTAGAATTTGTGTCAGATGACCCAAAGTCTTTGTGA
- a CDS encoding transposase zinc-binding domain-containing protein: MGRHVYHCNSCHHIHYQYHCCGDRHCSNCSCIKGQEYIHNRMVEFIPTQYYHVVFTCHKKCKIYV; encoded by the coding sequence ATAGGTAGGCATGTATACCATTGCAACAGTTGTCATCATATTCATTATCAGTATCATTGTTGCGGGGATAGACATTGTTCAAATTGTAGCTGCATCAAGGGTCAGGAATATATTCACAATAGGATGGTCGAATTTATTCCAACGCAGTATTATCATGTTGTGTTCACATGCCACAAGAAATGCAAAATCTATGTATGA
- a CDS encoding transposase, with protein MKSILHTNEQDLSFHLHIHNIVSGGRITKEGKLIMEKQGNGLFLFPRRAMEKIYKV; from the coding sequence ATTAAAAGCATACTTCATACCAATGAACAAGATCTTAGTTTTCATCTGCATATACACAATATCGTTAGTGGTGGCAGGATAACCAAAGAGGGTAAATTGATCATGGAAAAGCAGGGTAACGGATTATTCCTTTTTCCCAGACGAGCTATGGAGAAAATTTATAAGGTATAA
- the ubiG gene encoding 3-demethylubiquinone-9 3-O-methyltransferase, which yields MQTISNDIYNRIDNRFYNAEKDIWWNENEFLSLLKTSFNPCRFGYFLKHYTDILKQSPKEKTALDVGCGGGILAEEFAAAGFRVTGIDPSENSIRTALNHAKQNRLNIHYETGTAEKLPYLDNSFDVVYCCDVLEHVRDLNKSVAEISRVLKRGGVFFFDTINRTPLSKLIIIKIWQEWKSTALVQPGLHVYEMFIKPAELKELCFAHGMEVKQVKGMSPNVNPIQLIRLLRQRAKGKLTFAEFGKKVKMIESNDLKVGYMGYAVKR from the coding sequence ATGCAAACTATTTCAAACGACATTTACAATCGCATTGACAACCGATTTTACAATGCGGAAAAAGACATCTGGTGGAATGAAAACGAGTTCCTAAGCTTGTTAAAAACTTCGTTCAATCCGTGCAGGTTTGGCTATTTCCTAAAACACTACACCGACATTTTAAAACAATCCCCAAAAGAGAAAACTGCATTGGACGTGGGTTGCGGAGGCGGGATTTTAGCGGAAGAATTTGCAGCAGCAGGGTTTAGGGTTACAGGGATAGACCCTTCGGAAAATTCCATAAGAACAGCCCTGAACCATGCAAAACAAAACAGATTAAACATTCATTACGAAACAGGCACGGCAGAAAAATTGCCTTATCTCGACAACAGCTTTGACGTGGTGTATTGCTGTGACGTATTGGAACACGTTCGTGATTTAAACAAATCCGTTGCAGAAATCAGCAGGGTTTTAAAACGAGGTGGCGTGTTCTTTTTTGACACAATTAACCGAACACCTTTGAGCAAGCTCATCATCATAAAAATTTGGCAGGAATGGAAATCAACAGCATTGGTGCAACCTGGACTGCACGTTTATGAAATGTTTATCAAACCTGCTGAATTGAAAGAACTTTGTTTCGCGCACGGAATGGAAGTAAAGCAGGTAAAGGGAATGTCACCAAACGTAAACCCAATCCAGCTAATTCGTTTGCTTAGACAGAGAGCAAAAGGCAAGCTGACTTTTGCGGAGTTCGGAAAAAAAGTGAAAATGATCGAAAGCAACGACCTGAAAGTAGGTTATATGGGTTATGCAGTGAAACGATAA
- a CDS encoding Crp/Fnr family transcriptional regulator, with protein MSKLVMTRLKDFLKSTKWFTDSELNDILSHFTALDIKRKEHILHEGEICKRVAYVEHGCFRNYTVDDNLHESVTHFGFEDWWLADLHSLENQTPTVYNIQAIETSTIDVINRNDFFNLMEQYPKFKDGHIQLVRKSHAAMMNRIQEIRFKSVEERYLDLIQRQPQTLQRVPQQYIAAYLGIEPQSLSRLRKRIFDNK; from the coding sequence GTGAGTAAGTTAGTTATGACCCGACTTAAAGACTTTTTAAAATCAACAAAGTGGTTTACTGATAGTGAACTGAATGACATTTTATCGCATTTCACAGCGCTTGACATAAAACGAAAGGAACACATTTTACATGAAGGGGAAATTTGCAAACGAGTAGCTTATGTAGAGCATGGTTGTTTTCGCAATTATACAGTAGACGACAATCTGCATGAAAGCGTAACTCATTTTGGTTTTGAAGATTGGTGGCTTGCCGACCTGCACAGCTTGGAAAATCAAACGCCAACCGTTTACAATATTCAGGCGATTGAGACCAGTACTATTGACGTTATCAATCGTAATGACTTTTTCAACCTTATGGAGCAGTATCCTAAATTCAAAGACGGACATATACAGTTGGTACGAAAGAGCCATGCAGCCATGATGAATCGTATTCAAGAAATTCGCTTTAAATCGGTAGAGGAGAGATATTTAGACCTTATTCAGCGACAACCGCAGACCTTGCAACGAGTTCCCCAACAATATATTGCCGCTTATCTGGGCATTGAACCCCAATCGCTAAGTCGATTGAGAAAACGAATTTTTGACAACAAGTAA